GCTATTTCCTCGGCTGTTACCTCACTTACTCCTTCTCGCTTCTTTTCCTTGGTAGCCGTGGCTATTAAAAAGTCAAAAGCTGCTGCCTCTTCAGGCCAGGGTGCATCAAGTTCGCCAGTGCTGTGTACGCTATACCTTTCCGTATTATTGCTAAAATACCGGTACCCTGGTTCGTTCATCTGCAATTCATTTTGCCATTGTTCCAAAATATGAGTTCTGGCTGACTTGTCTATGGCCGGATTTAACAGAACAGTACAAACACACCAGGCCCTTTCACTTTTGATAAAACCTTCATCGAACTGTCCTTCTGCTCTGGATATGGCAGTTACTTCCTCCCTGATCTCCCCAAAATCAGCCATGTTGGCATTGCTGAAAGGTACAGCTTTGGCCACACCGGGCTTCACCCGCTTATCGAAGATCATAGTGTAGGTGTTGTGCAATGAAAACCGTCCGTACCGGATTGGTACCCTCACATTAACTGCTTCATGTAATTTTAACCTGCTCTGCCTCCAGCACTTTCTTATTTGATCACCGGAACCTAAAACAAGATCGTCCTGCCAATATAATGACCCGATAAGCAAGGCACCTCCTTTTAAGTTGAAATTCATATTTATCCGTTGGCATCCCTTTTTACTATGTAATGTGCAAAAGACTATAAAAGTTTTAAACCATCTATTTTGGAGCAGGATAAGGGCTTACTGAGATTGGCAGGGTCAACCATTCTACCCCTTCCAAAAATAAAGAGGCCTCAAAACAATTATGCTTTGAGGCCTGCCCCTTAGGTCATTATTAAACGCTAGTAGTTGATTTTTTCCTGACGAACCTCTAAAGATTTTTCCTTTCTGTCATAAGCAAAGAGTACCACATATCCTGGCTTACCGGGCATTACCCTCACCCAATCCCTGCCTTTAGGTCTTCCCAGAGCTATTTTATCACTTGAGAATTTGCCGTTGTAATAAGTAATAGCTCCAAAAACAAATTCATTCTTTGCTCCTTGCTTCTTCTCGTAATCTACATACCCAATGGATGAAGTACCTTTTTCCGTACTCTTGCTGGTAAATGAGTAATCAAAGCCGCCATAGGCCTTCACTAAATTGCTAAGCATATGGATGTTGTTAAAACCAGCGCCATAAGGCAGAGTAAAATCGCTTTTTGTCTTCTCCACGAACTCCACGGTGTTGATACCAAAGTCTTTATTAAAGTGGAATATGATCATATCATTGATAACCATTTTCACTGTACTGGCTGCGCCACCCATCGCCCGCATGGCTATGCCTGCTGCATCAGCAGCCTTTTTGTATTGCTCACCCACTGCAATGATTGATCCGTCAGGGTTTTGAATAATATCGTGGAAGAAAATAAACCCGTTTTTTTTGTCATTGCTTACCCGGCCGTCATTATCCACTGTTACAAACTTTCTGAAATCCTGTGCCCAGCTCAGGTATTTTTCACTTACAATATTGCCCTGGCGATCTATTCTGTAGTTGAAAAGACCAAGGCCATTGTCTTTGATAGTTTTTACATCCGGCTCATAATATATACCAATGATGTTTACCAGCCCTGATTCTTTATTGTAATACGCATTTAAAGGTTGTGCGCTATATTTTTCAGATTTAAAGTCAGTTTCGAACGCCTTAACTCCAGTCTCTATGTCATAAGCATTAACTGCAAATTCAACTTTAGTGCTCATGCGCCCCGGACGCTTTGCTACAAGATTAAAGATCAGGTCCTCTGAATTACAGAGATAAGCAGCACTCTCATAAGTCTTGGTATTGGTAGAGACCTTGTTCCAGTTCTTACCGCCTTTTTCTGAAGATATAAAATTGATGGCATACCCTTTACCAGAGTTGATCATGGCATAATCAGCAAAACCTTTACCGGTAATATCTGCAAGGAAATTGGCCTCCTGGTTGGTACTAATCACATTGTTGTAGTAGGCCAGCTCTATCTTGTCAGCTTCTCTTTCCGTTTTACTGATCAACTCTGCATTCTTATCATAACTCATGAAAATCAGTCGCTTACCTTTAAAATCAATGAATTTAAGCATAATAGCCTCGCCATTGTAAACACTCTCCAGCAGGGTCACATATTTGCTTTCCTCAATGGTTGTGGTTTTGAAATCATCAAGGTTTTCGTCAAGAATCCTCAGCAAGTAAATGTTTTTGCCTTTGGCTCCTTTATCCACATTATAAAACATGAAGTAACCCCTGACTTCATTGTTTTCTACTATAGTACCGGAGCTTCTCAATCTGATGCTCAGGATATCGTCAAACTTTCTGCCCTGGGCATTTACATCAAAATTAACTGCTGCCGCTGCCATCAGCATGCAGAAAAAAAATACTAATTTTCTCATTATAAGTTGTTAAAATATAGATTGTAATAAAAAATTCATTGGTGTTAATTCGCCGACAATTTGGTCGCATGTGGAAACTTATCAGTGTAAGCTGCCTCTACTTTGTCACATACATCTTCGATTTCCATTTCATGACTGATTTTCCAGAGCATCTGATAATGGACTTTATCCTCCTTGTCAAAAAAACTATCTCTGTTGATATAATTGAAAGCAATGTACCCTATCTCTGAGAGCCGAAGATTGTTTAAAAATGTGTACACCTCTTCCATCAGATAGGGCTGATATTTAGATACAGAGACATAGCGGCTAAAAGTATGTTCTTTTCTGGCTGTATAAAGATTTAGGAAAAGCTGCGCCAGGAGAGACTTTAGAAACTTATTGTCAGGATACTTTTCTAGCATCTGCAAGGTATAAAACATGGCCCGTCCATAATCTTCGAGCATAAAAGCGCTGTATGGTATCTCCATGTCAACCCGCTGTTGCAAGCTTTCAGCCAGTTTGTACGACGTAGTCCTGGCTTCACCCTTGAACAATGAATCCAGGTATTGTATCCTTAAAGCTATATCCGGATGCGACTGAACAGAATCGGGGTTAAATATAAAGCTGTCGCCACTGCTTTTACCAAATGCACTCTTAGGTTTGGAAAGCCAAGAGTCGTTGAACGGGAATTGCGTGAAGTTGAAAAATTTCCTGATATCAGGTTTGTTACGATACTCAGGATAAGCCGATGAATCGAGGATAGAGAGTACGCCATCATAAATCTTCCAGTTATACTTGGTGTTTCTGAGCAGTTCAACGGCAAGCGAGTCTGCCTGCTTTTCATATTGCCTGGAGTACCTGTAACCTTCATAGGTGAGGTTCCTCAACACTTCCAGCTTACCCGACTCTTCCACGGCTGTTTTTAAATTTTTATCATTCAACCGTTCCATTGAAGCCCTGATCCTCAGGTTAGCATGGTCCAGGAGCTGGTGAGCCATTTCGTGGGCCATTACAAAAGCCAGCTCATCCCGGGAAGATACCCTGCCTAAGAGGCCCAGGTTAATTATCATAGTACCCTCACCCCAGCACTGAGCGTTAACTGCCGGCGACCTTGATACCAGTAACCTTACCGGATAACCCTCATGTGGATTAGTTATTTTTATTTCTTTATAAATATCCCGAATAATAGCGTTCAATTCTTTATCATTCAGAAAACGGCCGGATTTAATCAGTGATATCAATGATTCAGCCCGGCTGTCGTAGATATCCTTCATCTCAGACCGTACCTGCCTGGGAGCATTCTTTTTCAGTGTTGCAATATCCGCCTCAATAGCACTGATCAATACATACTGTTCTCCGGAAAGGGAATCCATCGGGATATAGCTTTCTTCAAACTGGGCCAGTGCTGAGGTAAATACAAATAGAACAAGAAAAGCTAAAAAAAAGGAGTGCTTCATTTTTTACCGAGAAAAACCAACGTGTCACAAAAGTATTATCAAATACACATTTTTCAACATTAAAATATCATTTTTTAATACAGGATGAGCCTGAGATTTTAACAATATATTACAAATGCCAGTTTTGCCCGCTCTGTGCACTAAATCCTCATTGATTAAGGATGGAAAATTTGTAAATTAAGATTAATGGTATGCATGCATACCAGGCAAAATAAAGCCCTACCTAAACCCTAACCCTTATGAAAATCCAATTCAATTTACTATTCCTTGCATTCTTATTTTTGTTTCAGCATCTGCATGCACAGTTTGACTATCCCGACATTGAAGATTATGGTACCGCTCGTGAGATAAACCTGGGCCATCCGGATGCTGATGAAGGTGTGCAGCTTATTCCTGTAGGCATCGACTTATGGGAAGGTGATGATGTCAATACCATCTATTATGGAAAGATACCACCCAATGCACTGAACAAGCCCGTTATGGTCTTTGTCCATGGTTACGCTACCAACGCCGGCGTGTGGTTTAAAGGTAATGACAACATGTACCAGGATGTATATCAGGATGGTTATCGTTCTGCTTTTGTATCATTAACACCTAACCGACACATGTGGACCAACGGAAACATGTTTGCCAATATGCTGGATCAGATCATTTCACACTATGGAAGTGACAACATTGTATTGGTTGGCTGGAGTAAAGGTGCTGTAGATATTGATGCTGCCCTGGTACATTCGGATGCCAATACCAAGGTTTCTCAGGTATTTACATT
This region of Fulvivirga ulvae genomic DNA includes:
- a CDS encoding DUF6770 family protein, yielding MRKLVFFFCMLMAAAAVNFDVNAQGRKFDDILSIRLRSSGTIVENNEVRGYFMFYNVDKGAKGKNIYLLRILDENLDDFKTTTIEESKYVTLLESVYNGEAIMLKFIDFKGKRLIFMSYDKNAELISKTEREADKIELAYYNNVISTNQEANFLADITGKGFADYAMINSGKGYAINFISSEKGGKNWNKVSTNTKTYESAAYLCNSEDLIFNLVAKRPGRMSTKVEFAVNAYDIETGVKAFETDFKSEKYSAQPLNAYYNKESGLVNIIGIYYEPDVKTIKDNGLGLFNYRIDRQGNIVSEKYLSWAQDFRKFVTVDNDGRVSNDKKNGFIFFHDIIQNPDGSIIAVGEQYKKAADAAGIAMRAMGGAASTVKMVINDMIIFHFNKDFGINTVEFVEKTKSDFTLPYGAGFNNIHMLSNLVKAYGGFDYSFTSKSTEKGTSSIGYVDYEKKQGAKNEFVFGAITYYNGKFSSDKIALGRPKGRDWVRVMPGKPGYVVLFAYDRKEKSLEVRQEKINY
- a CDS encoding M48 family metallopeptidase, which encodes MKHSFFLAFLVLFVFTSALAQFEESYIPMDSLSGEQYVLISAIEADIATLKKNAPRQVRSEMKDIYDSRAESLISLIKSGRFLNDKELNAIIRDIYKEIKITNPHEGYPVRLLVSRSPAVNAQCWGEGTMIINLGLLGRVSSRDELAFVMAHEMAHQLLDHANLRIRASMERLNDKNLKTAVEESGKLEVLRNLTYEGYRYSRQYEKQADSLAVELLRNTKYNWKIYDGVLSILDSSAYPEYRNKPDIRKFFNFTQFPFNDSWLSKPKSAFGKSSGDSFIFNPDSVQSHPDIALRIQYLDSLFKGEARTTSYKLAESLQQRVDMEIPYSAFMLEDYGRAMFYTLQMLEKYPDNKFLKSLLAQLFLNLYTARKEHTFSRYVSVSKYQPYLMEEVYTFLNNLRLSEIGYIAFNYINRDSFFDKEDKVHYQMLWKISHEMEIEDVCDKVEAAYTDKFPHATKLSAN